The Pyrodictium delaneyi genome contains a region encoding:
- a CDS encoding 4Fe-4S binding protein produces MKPRILIMLSELVSNLARRPATIEYGLKTGPTPSGGYRGLHVVDVEKCIGCSLCAIECPPGAIEMKLLPGQENAKRPRRYPVVHYDLCMFCYHCVDICPRHAYKTSNIVPPATANRSSLIGDPLAAEKR; encoded by the coding sequence GTGAAGCCGCGTATACTTATCATGCTAAGTGAACTCGTATCAAACTTGGCTAGGCGGCCTGCCACAATAGAATACGGCCTAAAAACCGGCCCAACTCCTAGTGGTGGGTATCGCGGCCTCCACGTGGTTGATGTGGAGAAGTGTATAGGCTGTAGTCTATGCGCTATAGAGTGCCCGCCGGGAGCGATAGAGATGAAGCTACTACCAGGCCAGGAAAATGCTAAGAGGCCACGTCGATATCCGGTAGTGCATTACGATCTCTGTATGTTCTGTTACCACTGCGTAGACATCTGTCCACGACACGCCTACAAAACGAGTAACATCGTGCCGCCGGCTACAGCAAACCGTTCCAGCCTAATAGGTGATCCACTTGCAGCAGAAAAACGCTGA
- a CDS encoding acyl-CoA dehydrogenase family protein, with translation MSTSQHNLVTRVLELAGDCSNLGMLARRVMETRIDPCTGMSLVSHCVARRILEGLGVQVPEGLLSPALTEPRGGSDLAGVETRAEILDDGRVSITGEKVFATNALYASAILVFAQGNGGHVLALVEPNAAGLHAEPLDLEAYSCSGIARLRLENVEARLIAGPGREPYRVVLRSLAESRVLVAALAVSLANTVLEKALDWALERDVYRFQAVSHRLARAYAGLEAAKALVEKAADVLESGSGVDWGLTSAAKYVAVEMGLAAADAALRTFGGHAVRRGMGLTDLLLHLYALEPAEGTSDIQLEIIARSLEKLWKTGRGTS, from the coding sequence TTGAGCACTAGCCAGCATAATCTCGTAACACGTGTTCTCGAGCTAGCAGGAGACTGTAGCAACCTAGGCATGCTAGCCCGTAGAGTTATGGAGACGCGTATAGATCCATGCACGGGTATGAGCCTGGTAAGCCATTGTGTAGCACGCCGCATCCTAGAAGGTCTCGGTGTTCAGGTCCCCGAGGGGTTGCTATCCCCGGCACTCACTGAGCCTCGCGGAGGCTCGGATCTAGCGGGCGTTGAGACCCGTGCCGAGATACTGGATGATGGGAGGGTAAGTATAACTGGAGAGAAGGTCTTCGCGACGAATGCTCTCTATGCTTCAGCGATACTCGTTTTCGCTCAGGGCAACGGCGGCCACGTCTTAGCCCTTGTTGAGCCGAATGCGGCTGGGCTTCACGCCGAACCTCTGGATCTAGAGGCCTATAGCTGTAGTGGAATAGCAAGGCTCCGGCTAGAGAATGTGGAAGCACGGCTCATAGCTGGCCCAGGCCGGGAGCCTTATCGTGTAGTACTCCGGTCTCTAGCTGAAAGCAGAGTCCTCGTTGCAGCACTTGCTGTAAGCCTTGCTAATACGGTGCTTGAAAAGGCCCTAGACTGGGCACTTGAGAGAGACGTCTACAGGTTCCAGGCTGTAAGCCACAGACTTGCTCGAGCTTACGCAGGACTTGAGGCTGCAAAAGCACTCGTGGAAAAGGCAGCTGATGTACTCGAAAGCGGTAGTGGAGTCGACTGGGGGCTTACAAGTGCAGCCAAGTATGTCGCAGTTGAAATGGGGCTAGCGGCGGCTGACGCAGCTCTCCGTACTTTCGGCGGTCACGCAGTACGCAGAGGTATGGGTCTCACTGACCTTCTGCTCCACCTCTACGCACTAGAGCCGGCTGAGGGAACCAGCGACATACAGCTCGAGATAATAGCAAGGAGCCTCGAAAAGTTGTGGAAAACAGGGAGGGGCACAAGCTGA
- a CDS encoding phosphoribosyltransferase produces the protein MAAADICKLAERGRITYCENLSWRAPIYRDRLEAGKVLASILPMLDLNINETVVYAIATGGIPVAATVARSLGLPLDIIVVKKITFPWTTEAGFGAVAPNNTYAYDAKIAHVYLGYTKEEVKELVKTTHHYVVERTLQLRGSLTYPRLDDKTVVLIDDGIATGYTMIAGLRFLRQHGARTLIAAAPTASIDGVDRVAGDAEKIIVPNLRSDPNYSVADAYIEWHDVSDEEAIKYLQWGRGELSDSGKNSILA, from the coding sequence ATGGCTGCAGCAGACATCTGCAAGCTAGCAGAGCGGGGCCGCATCACATACTGCGAGAATCTAAGTTGGCGCGCACCAATCTACCGGGATCGTCTAGAGGCTGGCAAAGTGCTAGCCAGCATCCTTCCCATGCTGGATCTAAACATAAACGAGACAGTTGTATATGCCATTGCTACAGGAGGCATACCAGTAGCCGCTACAGTTGCACGTAGCCTAGGTCTCCCCCTTGATATAATCGTTGTCAAGAAGATCACATTTCCGTGGACTACAGAAGCAGGGTTCGGCGCTGTAGCTCCCAACAATACATACGCCTATGATGCAAAGATAGCCCACGTATACCTAGGCTATACAAAGGAGGAAGTAAAGGAGCTTGTAAAGACTACACACCATTACGTGGTAGAGAGAACTTTACAACTTCGTGGAAGCCTTACTTACCCGAGACTTGATGACAAGACAGTGGTATTGATAGACGATGGAATAGCCACAGGCTATACTATGATAGCAGGACTACGCTTTCTAAGACAACATGGTGCCAGAACGCTAATAGCTGCCGCGCCAACAGCTAGCATAGATGGTGTTGACCGCGTAGCAGGAGATGCTGAAAAGATTATTGTACCAAACCTGCGTAGCGATCCTAACTATTCAGTTGCCGACGCATACATAGAGTGGCACGATGTAAGCGACGAAGAGGCTATCAAGTACCTCCAGTGGGGCCGCGGAGAACTCTCAGATTCCGGGAAAAACTCTATTCTAGCTTAG
- a CDS encoding formate dehydrogenase subunit gamma, translating to MGKEVKLFSELEIWAHKHAIHFAAALILTGLIVSANSLPDPLGGFFEWLAYTLGTPASYFAEALGLSPLEQSYSAYSLGVQVARIVHRLAGIGMAFIGLVWLLGELPRARKWQIWPEGGLGAAVKNLIDYYVGKKEPRFGKYNLGQKLWIIGVVVGFTLLFITGIIMWFRDSFSQSVVNTAHTLHTWLAWISIAGLIIHIYLAIGIPEHRPMLRAMFRTGTAPEEFVKKHHPLYYEKIRSED from the coding sequence ATGGGTAAGGAGGTTAAACTCTTCAGTGAACTAGAGATATGGGCACATAAACACGCTATACACTTCGCAGCCGCCCTAATACTAACGGGGCTGATAGTCTCCGCCAACAGCCTGCCAGACCCCCTAGGAGGGTTCTTCGAGTGGCTAGCATATACACTAGGTACACCAGCATCCTACTTTGCTGAAGCCCTCGGGCTTTCACCGCTCGAGCAGAGCTATAGCGCCTATAGCCTCGGTGTACAAGTAGCTAGGATAGTCCACCGGCTCGCAGGAATAGGAATGGCGTTCATAGGCCTAGTGTGGCTCCTAGGCGAGCTACCACGGGCTAGGAAGTGGCAGATATGGCCCGAAGGCGGTCTAGGAGCTGCCGTCAAGAATCTGATAGACTACTATGTAGGAAAGAAGGAACCACGGTTCGGCAAGTATAACCTCGGCCAGAAACTGTGGATAATAGGTGTAGTCGTTGGCTTTACGCTACTCTTCATAACAGGCATAATAATGTGGTTCCGCGACAGTTTCAGCCAAAGCGTGGTAAACACTGCTCATACGCTACACACATGGCTAGCATGGATAAGTATTGCTGGACTAATAATCCACATATATCTCGCCATAGGAATACCAGAGCATAGGCCAATGCTGAGAGCCATGTTCCGCACCGGTACTGCACCAGAAGAGTTTGTGAAGAAGCATCACCCATTATACTATGAGAAAATAAGAAGCGAAGACTAA
- a CDS encoding formate dehydrogenase accessory protein FdhE — MGSGKHVLLRDRFPEIRSWLGKFSEEDKRNESSYRILEALYEVQARIEEEALRRLEEAGLIEEVAKAARKIAFQRVPLIIILGGLPKPLMDEEFLRRSMLDIIDAVAREGYSLKGATASLRDPVEKAALSISQLVEELLEGREDSIHAWAGAVSADRDRVRALALWLIQPLLSALRVAASNALGWVREYWQQGLCPVCGSVTRVGYMKGEGRKQFLRCQVCGMEWVFPRARCPYCGTDKPGDVVFYQPLESRQWLRLYYCRHCGAYWKIVDEEDEAAAKSGLPPRELYDVYTFILDSVAEAMTSKRQ; from the coding sequence ATGGGTAGTGGGAAGCACGTACTTCTGCGCGACAGATTTCCCGAGATAAGAAGTTGGCTCGGGAAATTCTCTGAAGAGGACAAGAGGAACGAATCTTCTTACCGCATACTGGAGGCCCTATACGAGGTCCAGGCACGTATAGAGGAGGAGGCTCTGCGCCGCCTGGAGGAGGCTGGACTAATTGAGGAAGTAGCTAAGGCAGCACGGAAGATAGCATTTCAACGCGTACCTCTCATCATAATTCTTGGTGGTCTCCCTAAACCGCTTATGGATGAAGAATTTCTGCGCCGCTCGATGCTCGATATAATAGACGCTGTAGCAAGGGAGGGCTACAGTCTCAAAGGTGCTACAGCTTCCCTCCGCGATCCAGTGGAGAAGGCAGCATTAAGTATCTCTCAGCTCGTTGAAGAGCTATTGGAAGGTCGAGAAGATAGTATCCATGCATGGGCAGGCGCTGTCTCAGCTGACCGGGACCGTGTTCGGGCGCTGGCCCTTTGGTTAATCCAGCCCTTGCTTAGTGCACTACGCGTAGCTGCTAGCAACGCATTAGGTTGGGTTCGGGAATACTGGCAGCAAGGTCTTTGTCCAGTCTGTGGTTCTGTCACACGCGTCGGGTACATGAAGGGGGAAGGGAGGAAGCAGTTCCTCCGTTGCCAGGTCTGCGGAATGGAGTGGGTCTTTCCCCGCGCTCGATGTCCCTATTGTGGCACGGACAAGCCAGGCGATGTGGTATTCTATCAACCTCTGGAGTCTAGGCAATGGTTACGGCTTTACTATTGCCGCCATTGCGGAGCCTACTGGAAGATAGTAGATGAGGAGGATGAAGCCGCCGCCAAGAGCGGGCTACCACCAAGAGAACTTTACGACGTCTATACTTTTATCCTCGACTCTGTAGCCGAGGCAATGACCTCCAAGAGGCAGTAG
- a CDS encoding phosphatase PAP2 family protein has protein sequence MDKHRLLEFALLVGASLELITCISGSIDYCRAVTYLGDEAIYMLVGILIYALLSGVLGVRLVSGLALVSSIVVALKVFVGLPRPPMETWLVEASGPAFPSGHAALSAAFWAMVALYTRSVLLAVVGVVHTAAVSLSRLVLHVHYPRDVVGGIVIGTVMSIAAYKLLVKRDIAWVPLLLGVVGLPLAVAALVASPTYRAAARLTGIDAGLIAAGLILARIKRVEEILEAPSLMIKIASLVLSLASLAVAMMLEKIGLMTGVVGFSFFALATALSKPLLTKLASSKLE, from the coding sequence ATGGACAAACACAGATTACTAGAGTTCGCCCTTTTGGTGGGTGCTTCACTCGAGCTTATCACTTGTATATCTGGCAGCATAGACTACTGCAGAGCTGTGACATACCTAGGCGACGAGGCCATCTACATGCTTGTTGGTATTCTCATCTACGCGCTTCTCAGTGGTGTGCTAGGTGTCAGACTGGTATCGGGCCTAGCACTTGTCTCTAGTATAGTAGTTGCTCTCAAAGTGTTCGTTGGATTACCTAGGCCCCCAATGGAAACGTGGCTAGTGGAAGCCTCGGGCCCGGCATTTCCCAGTGGTCATGCAGCACTTAGTGCAGCTTTCTGGGCTATGGTAGCTCTATATACACGCAGTGTGTTGCTAGCTGTTGTAGGTGTAGTACATACGGCGGCGGTATCTCTATCGAGACTAGTTCTCCATGTCCATTATCCTCGCGACGTAGTAGGAGGCATAGTAATCGGCACGGTGATGTCAATAGCAGCGTACAAGCTACTAGTCAAGAGAGATATAGCCTGGGTACCGCTACTGTTAGGCGTAGTAGGGCTCCCGCTAGCAGTTGCAGCCCTCGTAGCTAGTCCCACTTATCGAGCTGCAGCCCGGTTAACGGGAATAGATGCGGGTTTGATAGCTGCAGGCCTCATACTGGCCAGGATAAAGAGGGTAGAAGAAATACTCGAAGCACCGAGTCTAATGATTAAAATAGCCTCTCTTGTACTATCACTGGCCTCACTCGCTGTAGCAATGATGCTAGAGAAGATTGGACTTATGACTGGAGTAGTCGGGTTTTCGTTCTTTGCCTTGGCTACAGCGTTGTCTAAGCCGTTGCTCACCAAGCTAGCATCATCTAAGCTAGAATAG
- a CDS encoding formate dehydrogenase accessory sulfurtransferase FdhD — translation MTAGEVTPGADATKECSLATTLVAGLRIAADYKYIIEVDDKYVGSIHTSPNYLADAIAGLALRDGLATLGDHVELVEVKPLGDMSFLVRARLVRAMATSLPDERPLDWNVIERVYRDLIRSVPKAQCPFAVHTVAVYGIPQDGEPRRLILVSDVSRHSAVLKAAGMLSRLASSGKLRGLALLAVSTGRISGDAVEALARAGVRVIVANHHPLLSGLAAALRHGVALVLRRPDSRGLAVYTSPELVVNAPLVLSVKEAGEPPSYAASILPVC, via the coding sequence ATGACTGCAGGGGAAGTTACACCAGGCGCAGATGCCACTAAAGAATGTAGTCTAGCCACAACGCTTGTAGCAGGACTACGCATAGCAGCAGACTACAAGTACATAATAGAGGTTGACGACAAATACGTCGGCTCTATACACACGAGCCCGAACTACTTGGCTGACGCCATAGCAGGGCTAGCTCTACGCGATGGATTGGCTACCCTAGGCGATCATGTAGAGCTTGTCGAGGTCAAGCCGTTAGGCGATATGAGCTTCCTAGTTAGGGCTCGACTTGTCAGGGCTATGGCTACGAGCCTTCCCGATGAGAGACCGCTCGACTGGAACGTCATAGAAAGAGTCTATCGTGACCTGATAAGGTCTGTGCCTAAGGCTCAATGCCCCTTCGCCGTACACACTGTGGCCGTATACGGGATACCTCAAGACGGTGAACCGCGGAGGTTGATACTCGTCAGTGATGTCAGCCGCCATAGTGCAGTGCTGAAGGCTGCAGGTATGCTCTCGAGACTTGCTAGCTCTGGGAAACTACGTGGTCTTGCATTGCTCGCTGTCTCCACAGGGAGGATATCCGGCGACGCTGTAGAGGCTCTGGCAAGGGCTGGAGTCCGGGTCATAGTTGCCAATCATCATCCGTTGTTGAGTGGCCTTGCAGCCGCTCTTCGCCATGGTGTTGCACTGGTGCTGCGTAGGCCCGATAGCCGAGGCCTCGCAGTCTACACGTCGCCGGAACTGGTAGTTAATGCGCCCCTAGTGTTGTCGGTTAAGGAGGCAGGAGAGCCACCTTCTTATGCTGCCTCTATACTGCCGGTGTGCTGA
- a CDS encoding FAD-dependent oxidoreductase, whose translation MTVRIAVVGGGAAGMAAASRAKRLLGDKAEVTVFEKGSWISFALCGTPYYIGCRVPTLDMLVHYPLEEFTRRRGINVKLKTIVTEVDPGARQLRYRSLATGEEGVYEYDYLVLATGARPRVPGEWLRYRNVYTLHSLGDADRLRATVVRNDVKRVVVIGGGYTGVEAAENLARLGRRVILIHSGEWLLNKMLDHDMAGELMERAQNAGIELVLGHRVTDIEGAGDIAASVLLDNGERIDGDVFLAASGIEPNTTLAEQMGLKIGETGAVWTNERMETSIKDVYAVGDVAETRDLVTGGRVWWPFATAANKMGFVAGTNIAGGDAVFPGVVRTSAMGAFGLYVAATGLNEEEARRHGFDAVAVKVKAPTKARYMGEPGEILLKVVADAETGKLLGAQAVSSDPSSFWRVNVIASLIWRGATVWDLFSVDVGYWPGLNPVWDPLTIAARLFFRKLGTKP comes from the coding sequence ATGACTGTCCGCATCGCCGTTGTAGGTGGCGGAGCTGCCGGCATGGCTGCTGCTAGTAGAGCTAAGAGGCTGCTAGGCGATAAGGCAGAGGTTACGGTGTTCGAGAAAGGAAGCTGGATTAGCTTTGCTCTCTGTGGAACTCCCTATTATATCGGCTGCCGAGTCCCAACTCTTGACATGCTAGTTCACTATCCTCTTGAAGAGTTTACGCGACGCCGCGGGATAAACGTCAAGCTGAAAACCATTGTGACCGAGGTCGACCCTGGAGCACGGCAGCTCCGCTACCGCAGCCTTGCCACAGGCGAGGAGGGAGTCTACGAGTACGACTATCTTGTCCTGGCTACTGGCGCCCGGCCCCGCGTCCCCGGCGAGTGGCTTCGCTACCGCAACGTGTATACTCTTCACAGCCTAGGCGACGCCGACCGTTTACGTGCCACGGTAGTTAGAAACGACGTAAAGCGCGTCGTAGTCATAGGCGGTGGTTATACCGGGGTTGAGGCTGCTGAAAACCTTGCCCGGCTCGGCCGTAGAGTAATCCTGATTCATAGCGGCGAATGGCTCCTCAACAAGATGCTAGACCACGATATGGCTGGGGAGCTCATGGAGAGGGCGCAGAATGCAGGCATAGAGCTAGTCCTGGGCCACCGTGTTACCGACATAGAAGGTGCTGGCGATATAGCTGCAAGCGTCTTACTCGACAACGGCGAGCGCATAGATGGCGACGTGTTCCTAGCCGCGAGCGGCATTGAGCCAAACACTACATTAGCCGAGCAGATGGGTCTAAAGATAGGCGAGACGGGGGCAGTCTGGACTAACGAGAGGATGGAGACAAGTATCAAGGATGTCTACGCTGTAGGCGACGTGGCTGAAACACGTGATCTCGTGACAGGCGGGCGGGTCTGGTGGCCATTTGCAACTGCAGCCAACAAGATGGGCTTCGTAGCTGGGACTAACATAGCAGGCGGTGATGCAGTATTCCCCGGCGTAGTCCGTACAAGCGCTATGGGTGCTTTCGGGCTTTACGTTGCAGCCACCGGCCTCAACGAGGAAGAGGCACGTCGACACGGTTTCGATGCAGTGGCTGTGAAGGTTAAGGCTCCTACTAAGGCCCGCTACATGGGCGAGCCAGGCGAGATACTGCTCAAAGTTGTAGCTGATGCCGAGACAGGGAAACTATTGGGCGCACAAGCTGTGTCTAGTGACCCTAGCAGCTTCTGGAGAGTAAACGTTATCGCATCACTAATATGGCGAGGTGCAACTGTCTGGGACCTCTTTAGCGTTGATGTAGGCTACTGGCCAGGTCTCAATCCCGTATGGGATCCGCTAACCATAGCTGCTAGGCTATTCTTCCGGAAACTCGGCACAAAACCTTGA